DNA from Clarias gariepinus isolate MV-2021 ecotype Netherlands chromosome 8, CGAR_prim_01v2, whole genome shotgun sequence:
CCGAACCACATCAGAATCTGAAACTACCCCAAAACTACCCATACACTGAAAAAAGGTAAAAGAATACCTCTTTTTAATAGTCTTTGCATAGGAACTCCATAATCTAACTCCATAATCCCCTTTTTCGTTTCCCAGtctttacattatattatacaacCCTCTTGTGTTAAGAGCAAACACAttataaattcaatttaatgccGTGTAAAATCAAGAGTTGACCAGCAGTGTCTCAAATATTCACATATGaacaatatttcttcaatctGATATGATAAGATGTGTTTAATATATgcacaaagcatttaatcaCAATGTAAACATGTCTGGAATGTGCAAAGTGTGAAATGTTTAATCTGCCAGTAATATACCAGAGGAAGAAGAAGTTTTTCCCGACAAGCTTTGATTAAGACTTCCCATGTCATTCCCAAAAATTCCACCATCTCAGTTATGATCGGTTACCAGAATTCAGTCTATGGTCATTTAGAGTTTTTACTGCATATGTAATGGTGAGCCAATCAGTGCTCCTACTTCAGCCAGAGACCCAATGGACGAAAGTTTAGAAGAGTGGGAGAGAAAGTAATTCTTAACAAGAAAGATGTACTTATCGGAAACTCACCACATCACATCAAGTTTCCACCACATGCAGCAAACATGTGCAGAAAGAATGTATTCATTGCAACAATCAGATCCAttgtttacatggctaatataTACCTATTTAACAGATTATCAAAGGTTTGTACCCCCAACCACCCCCTCTCATTCCGATCGAGCCAGACTGGGTCAGATAGCTGTGATTGATGCAATTTTATTCCGATTGAGGTTTTATTCCCATCACATCATTAGTGGGTCCATGTAAACACAGCTGTTGATGCACATCATTACACATTAAAAAGGGTTTCTGCACAAGAGAGGGCCAACCACTGACCCGTCACATAAAATGCTCTCTGTAAAAACccacaaagagagacagagaaagagggaaacagaaaaacatgaaGCATTTCAATGCTGTTTAACAATAGAAGTGCATTCTTTATGATCTAACTGAGTTAATCAGGGAAAGCTTTCATACATGTTCTTTAATCCGGTTTAAATCATAGCTGAAGGCTAGATAATGAGGCACATTTTCACTTTTATACAAGTGAGTAGAGTTTGTGACCCGTTGATATGAAggtaaaaatcatttaaaaaaaaacaggtgcatGTTTCTGATCaatttatatagaatatataatatagaattatagaatattttttttgctttaccctaaattgttataaaatcgtaaagaaatatatatatatatatatatatatatatatatatatatatatatatatatatatatatatatatatatatatatattatactgtattatagagGTACtcatatgtacacacacacacacacacacacacacacacatacaaacacatacgttcacacaaacacatttgtccCTCAATCCGTCTGAAATTTTTGGTttccaaataaaacttttatatatatatatatatatatatatatataaaaattcgAGGCTGTCCTCACAAAGTCAAAACTGTCTTTCTTAAGTATTCATGTTATTCCTATCCTTATGGGGGTATTTGGTTCCTATCGACATATAAAAACATGCTCCTCCctataaagacacacacacacacacacacctcttgcATTTTAGccaaacaagttttaatcaGAGAGAGAACAAGCTCTAAGAAGAAAGCGcactaaaaagacacaatgaaGGCATTGGTGAGGGGTGGGGtggagtggggggggggggggggcatgccTCTCTGAGCAATAACTCTGTGATTTGTGACCCAGCCTTAAGGGCTGCCATTTGCCTGGGGATTACCTCATCCTAAATGGAAACCCTAGAGGTTTTCTAACCTTCCCCGATCCCTCCCTTTCTTTCACCTAACCCACTACTGCTACAATTAACACCGCTGCTGGGTCTCTTCCATTGTGCTActttctctttccctttctccTGTCTGACTGTATTACACGTAACAACAACTAGCCTTGAGATGGTATACGAAAgacctttgtgtttgtgtgtgtcctgggGGAGACTGATATATGCCCTCCCGAGCTTCAATTTTGAAATCCATTTTACCTACAAGCATGATGTAATGGTGCGTAacctatgtacagtatgtttgaagCTTTTGTAAAAGCTTTTTAGCACCAGGGTTAGTACAGGACTTAGAAACCAATGGTGCATTGTGGGATTGAGCCACCATATCGTCTGATATTTGAGCTATTTTACATTCGATTTTAAATGATGCTATGAGGGGCATTCAGGTCAATCTGGTTATCTGTGATCgaatttcttgtgaatggaaaacaataaaaaaaataataaattttaatggcGTAAAAATTATTGATGTTTACGGTGATAAATCTTAGGTGCagtaagacatttaaatggtgcacctctttttttaaaaaaaggtcatgaaTGATGATTAAGGCACATCCCCCCATTTGATCCCATGATTCGTTAAAATTGACAGACAACTTGTCGCCCACTTGCAGAAAAGActaatctgtctgtgggaactgtacacacaatcattcaccaacaccacttgcacgttacaggaactcgactgggagttactgccacattccTATTACagccctgacctcgctccaagccatttccacatgtcttggccttaaaggagttcctgggaggccagtgtttcagatgtaaagTGGACAGTCGGATCATCACTACATAGTGCTGAGACAACTTAGTACCTctatggtatccaagcacgagtgaaacactgggataagtgtattggtgtagcaggggattatatagagaaataaagggagtttttactctgtattctgttattctgcacactcGAAAGTCTTGGTTTGATTTGAGCACCCTTCGATTAGATTATGAGTAGCAAGTAACTTAGCTGATATTAGTGCATTTTATTGCCTTGTGAATATTTGTATCCGAACAAAGCATTCCTCTGGTGACCCACATTGTCAACGCGATGCATTCAGTGTTACACCACATCTTAACTGATACGATCAGAACAAAtagcctttatttttttccaagttGTCTCTGTTCACTTTGTTGGGCTTGACATCTGTATTCTTTAGATATGTTTTTCAGGTTTGTTGCTTGCGTGTCTCTGCATGCACTAATACGAGTCCACTGTCAGTTGACATTCACATGTCTTCTCAAGCCTATTTCAGTGTTTCCTAACTATAATAGCCCATATTCTATTGAATGTGGGTGTTGCAAATGTTTTGTGCTGTACTGACAACTTGACAGCCTCAAGAAGCAGCATTAACCCTGTATTTATTAGCTTGTAAGTATAAATGCTCGAAGATAATTGGACATCTTTTCTTCACGTGTGGCATGTCTTGGCTTAATAGAGTACATCCTTCAATCCATTCACATGCCGTTATTTCGGATCACATCAGTGAGAATAATTCATGAGAAAATAATCCATTGCATTCTTGCTCTTTAATCCTTTCATTCATTAAACATCGGGACTTTATGTGTTCcgctttatttttaaacagctgAACAGTTGAAGGGTTTATTTTGAACTCCATATATTCAGAAGCTCTTTGACAGcccacagctaaaataatgaaaatcagaGTTCTTATCCTTATGAATATCCTGAATGACAAgtagtgttcaagtcaaaccaggacttgtgatgaaatttctggtaaaTGAAGACGTAAAACCAATTGATATCTACAGAGGACTTCGATTACAGTgcagtgatgagacttttagccgcagtaaaacatttgaacagcgCAAGCCTTTTAATGAAGGCCtttgaatgacgatcccggccgaggtggcttggAATCCACTGCAGTCTtttccgtgaacattcagcgagggGAACGCCAGATCCTGGATaattgacagataacttgtcgccagcTTGCAGAAAACTGTAACGGAACTGACGCGGAACtgtaacaccacttgcacattacaggaactcggctgggagttattgccacatcccccgtacccGGTACAGTCCTTACCcggctccaagccatttccatatgtttgagctgttaaaggagttccaggGAAGCtgggtttcagacatgaagcaggcagtctgatcatggctttggTGTACTGCGAAAACTctacttgattaaaaaaaacccttaatggtatccatgcactagtgaaacactaaaATAAGTGCACTAGTATAGCAgggaattttataaataaatgaaggtagtttttactcctATAAATGTGTTCTCTTAATCAAAAATCCTGCTTTGATTTGAACGCCCACTTGGCATCCTTACCAAGCtctaataatataataagaCATACAAATCACAGTGCGGTGTGATGCAGCTCAACAGTTTCTATCTCCAACCCAAACTATATTGTTTTGCTTTCATTAAAAgcatgttaatgttttattccttatatgcAGCAAAAATTTTCCAGATTCTTTTGTCTTTATCTCTCCCATGATGGATGACTTACTGACTGATATAAAGCACTTGCACTAAAGACTCCTCCTATATAAACTGAATTACTTCTCATAAAAAACTTCTCCACATCAATAATCATTGTTTTAATCAAGGTAAGAGCAGTATTCCACAGCGTTGTAACACAACACAAATGGAGAGAGGTGAAAGGGTTTCCGAACACACGTGATAACAATGTACTGTGCGTGAGCTTATCCAGCCACAAGCAAGGTCAAGTCTACTGGCCTCGACCAAGCTTCAAAGGAACACAGCTGGAGCCTTCCTCCCATCTGTGCCCACAttctccttcttttttctcCTCGTTTCCTTACTAGACTATTTGTTGTTCTTCCTCAGATTCGGCCCATTTCTAATCCCCTTTCTCAACAGGGTCAAGGGTCGCCGTAGCCAGACAGGGTGGGTCACGGCCGAAACTTCATACGGCCAATAAAAAGACGAGCACTTGACTGAAGCATGAAAATCATCTTTGAAGTCTAGAATTTGTTGTTGCTGATGCTCAAAAAGAGgcattgttttattctttagtaGAGACCATAAAACTGGACTCAATAGCTTCAGAGAATTAGAATctgaaataattatattaagcaaataaaatttcacataCATGGAATTCAATTTATGTTTTTCCCAACATCTGGTTCTGTAAAAGAATAAATTCCACAGAATTGGTCATGTTTCTACAGCTCATTAATATgccataaaatattaataatttttttgtttaatcaaaACAATTCAGCTACAAGCAAACTGacttataaatgtaaaataaacatacCGAGTCATTGTTACTCCCTCCCGccttatttaattcttttttccctGCAATTTTAGCTTTTACAATAATCCTTTATGGGTGTGGAGTTGAAGTATTACATCTGTATCTGTAGCCCAGAAAAGATGATGTTGTAAACCTGTAGCTTGTAAGTAAAAGTTGATGAAATTTTGAGACAGTGTGTCACAAACTTCTTAATCCTCCTAAAACCTCGTCAGACAGAGATGAAAAAGGGGCCCAAGAGATCATGTGGAATCCATCTGTGTGCTTTATAAAAAACGTTCTGAATCATGTACAGAATTTTAATCCTATCCCAACTTATTTAAACGACAGTAAttgtgaacatacagtatgagtgaTTTGCATTTTCCTTACACTTTTCTTGTTTCTCCATCcaggataaacacacacacacacacacccttgccAGAAATATTTATTCTTACCATTAAAGGACACACTTAATATTCCATTAGTTTTAGACAAGTTGGAATTCTTTTATTCAACCTGATTATAGTGAAATCTTAAGATTCATAATGTCTATTCACCAAAGTGTGATCTGATCTGGGTGacagtaaaatgtttattaaaatgtggTAAATTAGCATGCATCATAACTAGCCAAATTAGCCTACTATAAAGACTTCAATGCAACTTGTAGCTCAAATGTGTTTGCGAGCAACTAGATGACTTTCTATCAAGACAGAACAaaaactctttttatttctataagaTGAAATTAAGAAATTTATCTAGCTCAGTAGCTAGCATTAGCTAGAACTGTAGCAAACTGTCCATGGGACCAGAAAGTTCATTAAAGCTTCCttttagtgatgggtcgttaaCATGACTCAGCAGAAAGGGTAGTCTCTGAGAGTTATATGTTCATGTTCTCCTGGGCATAAAttcgcaaagcatcgcaaaacctttGTAGGTTACAGAAAttagtagttacctttgagccTTTTGTTCTGaatcattcattcttttgtcacgtgactcatACTGTAGATGCTCAGCACGGCAGTACACAGGAAGCAGAATTGAACAGTTCTCAACGAATCTTCTAGTCcgagttgttcgttcttttatcacgtgactcccatagacgctatgcagtgcaatagattcaaaagaataaacaaccagaagatataagagaTGAGCTGctcgttttgttttttataatacgtccttagctgcattgtaatatttaaataactggaactataaccaaaatttgtgtatgtagacatgttgggggtctgttcattgaaaatgtaacattttattttatttctgatcaaaagaacgaaatgaactaaatgacaaaTGAAAGAtccgttcattttgatgaacgagattcaaagaactgagtcactaaaatgattaaaacttaCCATCACTACTTGCTTTTGCTTAGTAAGCTAGCTGGTGAATGTATGATTTCTCCACTCCCGATGATACTCTTTGGTTATTCTGCCAAGGTGAACCTTCACAATGTAATGTGGCTTGTATGTATATCATTTCTCACACTTAATCtactcatgtactgtacaggatTGTGGCACATGATCAGTGAGAGTAGGGTGGTCATCAGCAGAACATTATATCTAAGTTAATTGTCTACTTGAGTGCCATAAATGTAGGGCActaaaaagacaagaaaatgtCCTAACTATAGTTTGTGTTTCTGAATTGCACCACCTGTTGCATTACACTTTTGCTTTTTGCTGAGGTAGGACTGTCATCAGCAGCAAATCATATGAGGGTTAATTATCTGCTTGAGTCCTTGGTTGCCATAAATGCAGGGCActgtcaaaatatatatatattttaaatatttaaatatatttctctaaGAATATGTTGCACAGTGAAACGTTGTAATTCCACATTGGCCAAACATTTCCTAAATGAGCTCCTAGATTGATGCCTATTTAGATGCCCTTCCCAGTGAAACTTAAGAGTCTAGAGTCATTTGaacattaaataatgtttattggcAAGGAGgttaatatgcataaaaaaacagatgtgaAATATAATTATACACAGGAAAATGGCTTTTAAGgaaacaaaatacagtatatctttaaactagattactttttttggttgttttgaatatgcaaaaaacaaacaccaacaatatatacagtatgcaacaGTTTTTTAAACAGGCAATAAGAGTAATCTTTGGTGCATGGGTAGAATATGAGAAGCAGTTATATGAGAAGCTAAGGCATAAACACTTTGGCTACATAAAATGTTAATAGGAATTATTCTTTAATATTGAGTGCATGGCATAAAGATACAGAACATGTCATTAGTCTCTTTTCCTAGAACACGCACAGACAATATGCAATTATAGTATTTGAAAACTGTTGTAATCAATGCAAGAATTCTGTAAACTTCTGACCAATGAAACGAAGCATGAAGACTATACCAGAGTCATGACTTTAAGCGAGGCTGGTTGAAAGCGGCGAATCTTCTTCTTCAGTGCTCTGGATGCTTTGATGCGACACGAAGCTGGTTCAGGGCGAAGCTGCTGTTGAATGGACAGCTCGTTGGCTGTGGGGCCCACAGTAGCCTCAGCCCAGACCAGACCTCCTTCGTCCTCATCTTCCTCATACAGATCATCTTCGTCCAGTGACAGGCTGCTGTCTGAGTCAGAACCAGTTTGAGACTCCTGGCTGGACTCGCTGTCTCCAAAGCGGTTGGTGGTGTAGTCACTCAGCTCTCCCTCGCTGCTCTCCATGATGGTCgagtgaaagagagaggcaCACTCGGCCGAATACTCTGACTCACACCTGGGTGGGTAGTGTGTAGACAGGGGTGCAGGGGGGTATCTCAAGTTCAGGTTGCTAAAGTAAGAAGAGGAGGACAGAGAGGGATGAAGTGGACGAGAAACACCACCCCAGTGGCCCGAGCGAGGTCTCATGCTCAGACTTCTCACCATTCCTGACTTTTGTGTAACTTTCTGAATAGACACCTCCCTGGACCTCTGGTAGTGGGCTGGGGGAGCATGTGGAACCTGGATCTCCGAAGCATGGGGACATTTTTGAGAGCTTTGCTTCTTTCGAGATACATTCTCCAAGTCTGGAAACTGAATCTTTGGGGTTTTGCTGGATTTGGATGTATGTTTCTGCTGTCGATTTGACTGAAGGTTAGTACCACATAGATTTCCAGACCCCAAAAGACTGGATTCTGAACAAGAATGAAGTATGGGCTCCATAACAGAAGCATCGAACCAATCTCTCTCTGAATTGAACTGCTTTGGATTTCTATCCCCACGCATTTTAGTGCTATATCCTTTATCCTTTTCATGATCCCTAAATGAGTGCTTCAGATTGTGCTTCTTACCTGTTGGTTTCTCATGTCCCTTCTTACGCAGTTTCACAGCCTTGGTCTTTTTGTCTGCCTGACGCACTTTCACCCTCTGAGACCCCGCAGGCACAAACTGAGCACAAACAAACTCTGTAGCAGTATGAGTGCAATCTCCGTCTctgcttttattttccttattagaGAAGGTAAAGCTCGGTCTCCGCTCAGAAACCTTTGTAATGGTTGATGCTTCCTCACAGCCTATCCCGTGATCAGACCGATCTCTAGGCTCATCCTCCTTCTCTTGAACCATTGCTGTGGTAGGTTTTTGGGTCCTTGAATACTGAACAGGACATGTTTGTCTGTAATCTTCTGCCTTAATGATATTCAGGTTCATTTGCTCATTGTTAGCAGATCTTGGTGGTGATTTCTTTACATCAATTACTGGATTCTCGATTTTCCGCTCTAGGGGTTCCTGAACTTTATCCTTCTCTTGCTTCATTCTGAACCCCAAAATCCCATGATCCTGAGCAATACTATCTGGAACCGGACATTTTTCCACACCTAACTCACTTAGGAGGCTCATTTTACTTGAGCTGCGCTGGAGCAGTTTCACAATATAACCCTCAGCTTTGGGGCCACTTGACTCTTGCTTGGGAAGTGTGTCCTTAGATAGTCCCATTTTGGTGTGTTTATCCTGGGTATCTATGCCCACAGGTCCTCCCTTATCTCCACTGAGAGAGAAGATAGGACTCTGGAGGGCTACAGCATGCAGGGGGCTGGGGTAGCAGTACACTTCAGTACCATTGTGGGATACAAGGTTGCTCTGATATTTTGGATCCATGTTGAGTTCAATAAACTTACTGGACAGCGTGGATGTTTTACCATCAGCAGGTTTGTATGAAGCAAATGCAGGATTGATAACTCTATCAATATCAcctggaagaaaaataaataaaaatgatcctGATGAGTTTATATTTCAGAAAAAGCTTTGactaaaataattttagaaCTCTATAGTGAGTGACCATGAAATGTTCATGCTCACCTGTCGAGACAGGCCTTTGTCTGGCTCTCTCTGAGCTGATTGAACTTGTTCGTATTCCACTACTCCCAAGACGGACACCCAGCCCTCGTGGAATGTCCGGTTGGGCCGTAGACTCGTCCGCAGAACGTCTACGGCACACATCAGCCTGCGCTTGGGCGTTACACCCGTGAACAGCCGAGAAGCCCGAGGAGTGTGGAAGGAGGCTTACTTGAGATGAAGTTGAGAGACATTCACTGTAGACAGACGTGCAGGAGTTCGACAGAGAGCCCAAACCACCATCACTGAGCTCGAAAAAtcctaaataaagaaatatcatGCTTTGTATGTTCTACGCTTGTAATGAGTATATGATGGCTATAATAGATGGTGAATATATGATAAATATAAATCTGTCTGCTCACCTGAACTGGGTCGGCTGTCACTCTCAAGGTGTTCAGCAGAAGTTTTACAAGCATCCAGTTTAAGCTCATTGATCTGCTGGTCCAGTTGCTGCAGGTGTGTTTTTAGTCCGACATCTTGCCTGCGCAAACGGGTCTACAAAGAAAGTGTATGCTGGTTAGCAAAGAGGTGACAGATTTATAACAGCTTGGGATTTGTGTATGATGATGAAACTAATAATGAACACAAAGTTCttgcacaaatatatatatatatatttatcatgttTAGTAAATATCCCATCCCATGTaaatacacaaatttaaatttaaagcatGTGCTCATTTAATATACACATCTTGAGATCAATGTTAGCATCAAGGGGGAAGAAAAGACACTTAGCGAGATCTTCGTATGAGAGCAAACAAAGTTCATTCATGCATGTAACTATACAAAGTCGTGTACATTTAACCGGTCAATTAACTATGGaaggaaaataaagagaaaacaaTGGAGGCAGTTCCTTAAAGATCTGTAATGAATGACACAGGCCTCCTGGCGTGTTATAAGACATTTgggggaaggaaagaaagaggtaaaaaagaagaaagaaggagTATAGTTGACCATTAACCATGCAAGGACAGGGATTGGCCTGGGGGTGCGATGTTGAAAGTTCACTCATCTCTCCCGTGGAGAAACACAGACCTCTGtgtgcatttaaacaatacaagagCAAGACAAATACTGAACTGTAAAACTGCATGCCAAATACTGAGTCAAAGATTTCCATTACCATTCACTAACATCTGCATAAAGAGAGACTTTGAACAATTATACCACAAAAGAATTATGATCAAATTACCACCT
Protein-coding regions in this window:
- the dact2 gene encoding dapper homolog 2: MLSRKSEMSGSALAPAAVDRSRVAERLRAAFAGLQELQHLREKQGDMVQRALRMETDTHKESEQANSGVCLHQSDEVANRAEEQQRLEATLTALKQQLTRLRRQDVGLKTHLQQLDQQINELKLDACKTSAEHLESDSRPSSGFFELSDGGLGSLSNSCTSVYSECLSTSSQVSLLPHSSGFSAVHGCNAQAQADVCRRRSADESTAQPDIPRGLGVRLGSSGIRTSSISSERARQRPVSTGDIDRVINPAFASYKPADGKTSTLSSKFIELNMDPKYQSNLVSHNGTEVYCYPSPLHAVALQSPIFSLSGDKGGPVGIDTQDKHTKMGLSKDTLPKQESSGPKAEGYIVKLLQRSSSKMSLLSELGVEKCPVPDSIAQDHGILGFRMKQEKDKVQEPLERKIENPVIDVKKSPPRSANNEQMNLNIIKAEDYRQTCPVQYSRTQKPTTAMVQEKEDEPRDRSDHGIGCEEASTITKVSERRPSFTFSNKENKSRDGDCTHTATEFVCAQFVPAGSQRVKVRQADKKTKAVKLRKKGHEKPTGKKHNLKHSFRDHEKDKGYSTKMRGDRNPKQFNSERDWFDASVMEPILHSCSESSLLGSGNLCGTNLQSNRQQKHTSKSSKTPKIQFPDLENVSRKKQSSQKCPHASEIQVPHAPPAHYQRSREVSIQKVTQKSGMVRSLSMRPRSGHWGGVSRPLHPSLSSSSYFSNLNLRYPPAPLSTHYPPRCESEYSAECASLFHSTIMESSEGELSDYTTNRFGDSESSQESQTGSDSDSSLSLDEDDLYEEDEDEGGLVWAEATVGPTANELSIQQQLRPEPASCRIKASRALKKKIRRFQPASLKVMTLV